In Streptomyces puniciscabiei, a single genomic region encodes these proteins:
- a CDS encoding serine/threonine-protein kinase → MGTEGADFRVIAGRYRLEARIGRGGMGVVWRAEDQVLGRRVAVKELLPDDSLAEGDARRRRDRTFREARAVAQLRHPHIIVVHDVVEQDERPYLVMELIEGGSLADRISQQGPVDAAEAARIGIALLGAVRTAHEAGVLHRDIKPANVLIESDTGRVVLTDFGIAQVAGATTLTETGSFVGSPEYTAPERMSGLRTGPESDLWSLGALLCTVLSGESPFRRDSLGGILHAVVAAEIRPPAEAEPLLPVVRGLLERDPDRRLGAAEAEQMLRTFLETGRTPEAPGPPGAPVSGRGHRIGGGRTPRPGVTGSWTQRSRAAGSRFPGSGPVGSRTPGAGAAGGRPSESDAAQGRTPRSDGARDRTADAAGARAPGADADSGRAPRSDAAGSRTPEGVAGYTPTQQDLPHGGPQSPPTVSGTAAEPPARTSTRGVLVAALLVAALAGAGVSAAALLLHGSGHGGGSPGGTATSPATGTGTRPSARPSLSPTLASPGPLPSGTAPTASGGSRTAPSGYRTARDPAGFSLAVPDDFTRSPQGERVFYLSPGGTFRLGIKVADPQPGGPRAVMNRSAADGPATNPGYHDGRVTPTGHDGHPAALWEFTWNGFSAAEGPRHTYDLCWEEAGRMYDVWVSAPVGKVREAREYFDVAVDTFRAGS, encoded by the coding sequence ATGGGGACCGAGGGCGCCGACTTCCGGGTGATCGCGGGCCGTTACCGTCTGGAGGCACGCATCGGGCGCGGCGGCATGGGCGTCGTGTGGCGGGCCGAGGACCAGGTGCTGGGCCGGCGTGTCGCGGTCAAGGAACTCCTCCCGGACGACTCCCTCGCCGAGGGCGACGCGCGGCGCCGCCGGGACCGTACGTTCCGTGAGGCGCGGGCGGTCGCCCAGCTGCGGCATCCGCACATCATCGTCGTGCACGACGTGGTGGAGCAGGACGAACGGCCGTACCTGGTCATGGAATTGATCGAGGGCGGCTCGCTCGCCGACCGCATCTCCCAACAGGGCCCGGTCGACGCCGCCGAGGCCGCGCGGATCGGCATCGCCCTGCTCGGCGCGGTCCGTACCGCGCACGAGGCAGGGGTGCTGCACCGGGACATCAAGCCCGCGAACGTGCTGATCGAGTCGGACACCGGCCGGGTCGTGCTGACCGACTTCGGCATCGCGCAGGTCGCGGGCGCCACCACGCTCACCGAGACCGGCTCCTTCGTCGGCTCGCCCGAATACACCGCGCCGGAACGGATGTCGGGGCTGCGCACCGGCCCGGAGTCCGACCTGTGGTCGCTGGGCGCGCTGCTGTGCACGGTGCTCAGCGGCGAGTCGCCGTTCCGGCGCGACTCGCTCGGCGGCATCCTGCACGCCGTGGTCGCCGCCGAGATCCGGCCCCCCGCCGAGGCCGAGCCGCTGCTGCCGGTCGTACGGGGGCTGCTGGAACGCGACCCCGACCGGCGGCTCGGCGCGGCCGAGGCCGAGCAGATGCTGCGGACGTTCCTGGAGACGGGCCGGACCCCCGAGGCACCGGGCCCGCCCGGCGCGCCGGTCTCCGGGCGCGGCCACCGGATCGGCGGGGGGCGGACACCGAGGCCGGGGGTGACGGGAAGCTGGACGCAGAGATCCCGGGCGGCGGGGAGCCGCTTCCCGGGCTCCGGTCCGGTGGGGAGCCGTACGCCGGGGGCCGGGGCGGCGGGGGGGCGTCCCTCGGAATCCGATGCGGCACAGGGGCGTACGCCGAGGTCCGACGGGGCCCGGGACCGTACGGCTGATGCGGCCGGGGCGCGTGCCCCGGGAGCCGATGCGGATTCGGGGCGCGCACCCCGGTCCGATGCGGCCGGGAGCCGCACCCCGGAGGGCGTCGCGGGATACACGCCGACCCAGCAGGACCTTCCGCACGGCGGTCCCCAGTCGCCGCCCACCGTCTCCGGGACGGCGGCGGAGCCCCCGGCCCGCACGTCCACGCGCGGGGTGCTGGTCGCGGCGCTGCTCGTCGCCGCGCTGGCAGGGGCCGGTGTGTCGGCGGCGGCGCTGCTGCTGCACGGGAGCGGGCACGGCGGCGGCAGCCCCGGCGGTACGGCGACCTCCCCGGCGACCGGGACCGGCACGCGCCCGTCCGCGCGGCCGTCCCTGTCCCCGACGCTCGCTTCCCCCGGCCCGTTGCCCAGCGGGACGGCCCCGACGGCCTCGGGGGGCTCGCGCACCGCGCCCTCCGGTTACCGCACGGCCCGGGACCCGGCCGGCTTCTCCCTCGCCGTACCGGACGACTTCACCCGCAGTCCGCAGGGCGAGCGCGTCTTCTACCTCTCACCGGGCGGCACCTTCCGCCTCGGCATCAAGGTCGCCGATCCCCAGCCGGGGGGCCCGCGGGCGGTGATGAACCGGTCGGCCGCCGACGGACCTGCCACCAACCCCGGTTACCACGACGGCCGGGTCACCCCCACCGGCCACGACGGACACCCGGCGGCGCTCTGGGAGTTCACCTGGAACGGCTTCAGCGCGGCGGAGGGGCCGCGCCACACCTACGACCTGTGCTGGGAGGAGGCCGGGCGGATGTACGACGTGTGGGTGTCGGCGCCGGTCGGCAAGGTGCGGGAGGCGCGGGAGTACTTCGACGTGGCGGTGGACACCTTCCGGGCGGGATCCTGA
- a CDS encoding protein kinase — protein sequence MDDYAGRVLADRYRLPLPPSDEYELTEARAFDTYSGQEVLVRQVPLPEVVEAEVLDAEGLPEGFTARERGTGVGAGVRRTADARTATRRPADPAVRRAVEAAQAAARIPDHPRLDQVFDVFAEGGSLWIVSELVAARPLAALLAEQPLSPYRAAEVAADVLMALRVLHGHGWVHRNITARTVLVCDDGRVMLTGLAVGAAEEALCGYDPVPRQEGPAEGAVGGAGTEAAGPGAVPGPATRAGGGLDVPPGAGGGPAVPLGAGGVPSPDVDPEAARRAAIQARAAGGPAVPGMNGASGGTGPAAQRPLENGTDIRAARAGAIAAYRAGARAAARVQEVRESGRPALPGARPPAEGDAGAARADGTPQSPYSGGPGATTPPGRIADPYGVQGAPWHGASPRPAAGGTSPALSGAPQRPGLPSTDPLHAPPSVPAQSPATDPTTPGHRGSEPPPHGTVPTLPPYATGPAATPGTGADPAHPRWNEPGAAGVRRGTASALAAERARQVRMTVVGPVTERWAPEQAGPVHENWQLAAPIGPATDLWALGALLFRAVQGHAPYPEESTAELVQLVCAEPPAFAEECGPLRPVVESLLRQDPTDRLDFEELNGWLRSLVRSAPEPDAGTHVVPVPPADPSRLPVVRRRGELVRLRRRRAGLPEVHPHGRHKRARGREEVRSPRSLGRTLLLLILLLLAGAIAYAMLFMPKQGASGAAGSPDRTGNAGEVGAAPSATPIPSEQGGSPSASAPATEPQTGGDASVADGFTLRRDPEGFQVAVAQGWDRAPKNGSGQVVYAHGNFELILVPGRDSASAYGGDPMTYQRDKESELQPYRDSSWATATGLRTIEVGGRTMAEGQFTWTDGQGRDLFVRNMAILLNGRYHIIQVRGPESQRDAVTQFYEQATATYRYTG from the coding sequence GTGGACGACTACGCGGGCCGGGTGCTCGCCGACCGCTACCGCCTGCCGTTGCCGCCCTCCGACGAGTACGAACTCACCGAGGCCCGCGCCTTCGACACCTACAGCGGCCAGGAAGTGCTCGTCCGGCAGGTGCCGTTGCCGGAGGTCGTCGAGGCCGAGGTGCTCGACGCGGAGGGCCTGCCCGAGGGCTTCACCGCGCGTGAGCGCGGGACCGGGGTCGGTGCCGGGGTCCGGCGGACGGCGGACGCCCGGACCGCCACCCGGCGGCCCGCCGACCCGGCCGTGCGGCGCGCCGTGGAGGCCGCGCAGGCCGCGGCCCGCATTCCCGACCATCCGCGCCTCGACCAGGTCTTCGACGTGTTCGCCGAGGGCGGTTCGCTGTGGATCGTCAGCGAGTTGGTGGCCGCGCGCCCGCTGGCCGCGCTGCTCGCCGAGCAGCCGCTGTCGCCGTACCGGGCGGCCGAGGTCGCGGCGGACGTGCTCATGGCGCTCCGGGTGCTGCACGGCCATGGCTGGGTGCACCGCAACATCACCGCCCGCACGGTGCTCGTCTGCGACGACGGCCGCGTGATGCTGACCGGCCTGGCCGTCGGCGCGGCGGAGGAGGCGTTGTGCGGGTACGACCCGGTGCCGCGCCAGGAAGGGCCGGCAGAGGGGGCCGTCGGAGGTGCGGGGACCGAGGCGGCCGGTCCGGGCGCGGTTCCCGGTCCCGCGACTCGGGCCGGCGGCGGCCTGGACGTTCCTCCGGGGGCGGGCGGTGGCCCCGCTGTGCCCCTGGGAGCGGGCGGGGTGCCTTCCCCGGACGTCGATCCCGAGGCCGCACGCCGGGCCGCGATCCAGGCAAGGGCGGCCGGAGGGCCGGCGGTGCCGGGGATGAACGGGGCGTCCGGCGGGACCGGCCCGGCGGCGCAACGGCCCCTGGAGAACGGCACGGACATCCGTGCCGCCCGCGCCGGGGCCATCGCCGCGTACCGTGCGGGTGCCCGCGCCGCCGCCCGGGTGCAGGAGGTCCGGGAGAGCGGGCGCCCCGCGCTGCCCGGAGCCCGGCCGCCCGCCGAGGGCGACGCCGGTGCCGCCCGGGCCGACGGCACGCCGCAGTCGCCGTACTCCGGCGGCCCGGGCGCCACAACCCCGCCCGGACGGATCGCCGACCCCTACGGAGTGCAGGGCGCCCCCTGGCACGGCGCCTCACCGCGCCCTGCCGCCGGCGGCACCTCACCGGCCCTGAGCGGCGCCCCGCAGCGCCCCGGACTCCCCTCGACGGACCCGCTCCACGCACCCCCGTCCGTCCCGGCCCAGTCCCCCGCCACGGACCCCACCACCCCCGGCCACCGGGGCTCAGAACCGCCTCCCCACGGCACCGTCCCGACCCTGCCCCCGTACGCCACCGGCCCCGCCGCCACTCCCGGGACCGGTGCGGACCCCGCCCACCCCCGCTGGAACGAGCCGGGAGCGGCCGGTGTTCGGCGGGGGACCGCAAGTGCGTTGGCGGCTGAGCGGGCGCGGCAGGTGCGGATGACCGTCGTCGGGCCGGTGACCGAGCGGTGGGCGCCGGAGCAGGCGGGGCCCGTGCACGAGAACTGGCAGCTGGCGGCGCCGATCGGGCCGGCGACCGATCTGTGGGCGCTGGGCGCGCTGTTGTTCCGGGCCGTGCAGGGACACGCGCCGTATCCGGAGGAGTCGACGGCCGAGCTGGTGCAGCTGGTGTGCGCCGAGCCGCCCGCCTTCGCCGAGGAGTGCGGCCCGCTCCGGCCGGTCGTCGAGTCGCTGCTGCGCCAGGACCCCACCGATCGCCTGGACTTCGAGGAGCTGAACGGCTGGCTGCGCTCGCTGGTGCGCTCCGCGCCCGAGCCGGACGCCGGCACCCATGTCGTACCCGTGCCGCCCGCCGACCCGAGCCGGCTGCCGGTCGTGCGGCGCCGCGGCGAACTGGTGCGGTTGCGCCGGCGGCGTGCCGGGCTGCCCGAGGTTCATCCGCACGGCCGGCACAAGCGTGCCCGGGGCCGGGAGGAGGTGCGTTCGCCGCGCAGTCTCGGCCGGACCCTGCTTCTGCTGATCCTGCTCCTGCTGGCCGGCGCGATCGCGTACGCGATGCTGTTCATGCCCAAGCAGGGGGCGAGCGGGGCCGCGGGCAGCCCGGACCGCACGGGGAACGCCGGGGAGGTCGGTGCCGCGCCCTCGGCCACGCCGATCCCCTCGGAGCAGGGCGGCAGCCCCTCCGCGTCCGCGCCCGCCACCGAGCCACAGACCGGCGGCGACGCGTCCGTCGCCGACGGCTTCACACTGCGCAGGGATCCCGAGGGGTTCCAGGTCGCCGTCGCCCAGGGATGGGACCGCGCCCCGAAGAACGGCAGCGGCCAGGTGGTCTACGCGCACGGGAACTTCGAGCTGATCCTCGTGCCCGGCCGGGACAGCGCCTCGGCCTACGGCGGCGACCCGATGACCTACCAGCGGGACAAGGAGAGCGAGCTCCAGCCGTACCGCGACTCCAGCTGGGCCACGGCCACCGGCCTGAGAACCATCGAGGTGGGTGGGCGGACCATGGCCGAGGGGCAGTTCACCTGGACCGACGGCCAGGGCCGCGACCTGTTCGTGCGCAACATGGCGATCCTGCTGAACGGCCGCTACCACATCATCCAGGTCCGTGGCCCGGAGTCCCAGCGGGACGCGGTGACACAGTTCTACGAGCAGGCCACGGCGACGTACCGCTACACGGGTTGA
- a CDS encoding serine/threonine-protein kinase, with amino-acid sequence MQGLLIAGRYRLADSIGSGGMGRVWRAHDEVLHRTVAVKELTAALYVSDSDRAVLLARTRAEARAAARINHSAVVTVHDVLEHDGRPWIVMELVEGNSLADAVKERGRVEPTEAARIGLWVLRALRAAHSAGVLHRDVKPGNVLLGRDGRVLLTDFGIAQIEGDSTITRTGEVVGSVDYLAPERVRGHDPGPASDLWALGATLYTAVEGRSPFRRTSPLGTMQAVVEEEADEPRHAGALGPVISALLRKEPERRPSAEEAEQMLAEAVEGRRPHTAQAFIPTQGSGLHTGGPSTSGHSPTGPTSGYGPASGTGSTGTVHGPGAPAGPGRSMTGPTAVAPTPSDAGRARPRPRRRLRTLALVVAVAAVLGGGAAVAYQQWGGTQQNTASGGGAGPATTSPSGSSSAASAPGGTAFASWKAYHDPWGFTVYLPKGWQRKVVGVPGVPGGLKQVDYTPDGGYHFVRIAMDPSPDFQDAYQHQLDLEQQLQGLVDYKRVALKANNYRDRNGSVWEYTWYALKKDPPHVAGPRHAIEETYFARSGTEYAIYMSTPEQDWVKTSKQFKWVLQSWQEPNEG; translated from the coding sequence ATGCAGGGCCTGCTGATAGCGGGCCGCTACCGGCTCGCCGATTCCATCGGCAGCGGCGGCATGGGCCGGGTGTGGCGCGCCCACGACGAGGTGTTGCACCGGACGGTCGCCGTCAAGGAGTTGACCGCCGCGCTCTACGTCTCGGACAGTGATCGGGCCGTGCTGCTCGCCCGCACCCGGGCCGAGGCCCGCGCCGCGGCGCGCATCAACCACTCCGCCGTCGTCACCGTGCACGACGTCCTCGAACACGACGGCCGCCCGTGGATCGTCATGGAGCTGGTCGAGGGCAACTCACTGGCCGACGCGGTCAAGGAGCGGGGGCGGGTGGAGCCGACGGAGGCCGCCCGGATCGGGCTGTGGGTGCTGCGGGCGCTGCGTGCCGCGCACTCCGCGGGGGTGCTGCACCGGGACGTCAAGCCCGGCAACGTCCTCCTCGGACGGGACGGCCGGGTGCTGCTCACCGACTTCGGCATCGCGCAGATAGAAGGCGACTCGACCATCACCCGCACCGGCGAGGTCGTCGGCTCGGTCGACTATCTCGCGCCCGAGCGGGTGCGTGGCCACGATCCCGGCCCGGCCTCGGACCTGTGGGCGCTCGGCGCCACGCTGTACACGGCGGTCGAGGGCCGTTCGCCGTTCCGCCGCACCTCACCGCTGGGCACCATGCAGGCGGTCGTGGAGGAGGAGGCCGACGAGCCGCGCCACGCCGGAGCGCTGGGCCCCGTCATATCCGCCCTGCTGCGCAAGGAACCGGAGCGCCGGCCGAGCGCGGAGGAGGCGGAGCAGATGCTCGCCGAGGCGGTGGAGGGCCGCCGCCCGCACACGGCCCAGGCCTTCATCCCGACCCAGGGCTCGGGCCTGCACACCGGCGGGCCGAGCACCTCGGGTCACAGCCCCACGGGACCCACCTCCGGCTACGGACCCGCCTCCGGCACCGGCTCCACGGGCACCGTCCACGGCCCCGGAGCCCCAGCGGGCCCGGGCCGCTCCATGACCGGTCCGACGGCCGTGGCCCCCACGCCGTCCGACGCGGGCCGCGCACGGCCCCGCCCCCGCCGCCGGCTGCGGACCCTCGCCCTCGTCGTCGCCGTCGCGGCCGTACTCGGCGGCGGCGCCGCGGTGGCCTACCAGCAGTGGGGCGGCACACAGCAGAACACCGCGTCCGGCGGGGGCGCGGGCCCGGCGACGACCTCACCCTCGGGGAGCAGCAGCGCCGCGTCGGCCCCCGGCGGTACGGCTTTCGCCTCGTGGAAGGCGTACCACGACCCCTGGGGCTTCACCGTCTACCTGCCCAAGGGCTGGCAGCGGAAGGTCGTCGGCGTTCCCGGTGTCCCCGGCGGCCTCAAGCAGGTCGACTACACGCCCGACGGCGGCTATCACTTCGTCCGTATCGCCATGGACCCGTCGCCGGACTTCCAGGACGCCTACCAGCACCAGCTGGACCTGGAACAGCAGTTGCAGGGACTGGTCGACTACAAGCGCGTGGCCTTGAAGGCGAACAACTACCGCGACCGCAATGGCTCGGTGTGGGAGTACACCTGGTACGCGCTCAAGAAGGACCCGCCGCACGTCGCCGGTCCGCGGCATGCGATCGAGGAGACGTACTTCGCGCGTTCCGGCACCGAGTACGCCATCTACATGTCCACGCCGGAACAGGACTGGGTGAAGACCAGCAAGCAGTTCAAGTGGGTCCTGCAGAGCTGGCAGGAGCCGAACGAGGGCTGA